Proteins encoded in a region of the Streptomyces violaceoruber genome:
- the pdxT gene encoding pyridoxal 5'-phosphate synthase glutaminase subunit PdxT, with product MSDTPVIGVLALQGDVREHLVALAVADAVARPVRRPEELAEVDGLVLPGGESTTISKLAVLFGVMEPLRARVRDGMPVYGTCAGMIMLADKILDPRSGQETVGGIDMIVRRNAFGRQNESFEAAVDVEGVEGEPVEGVFIRAPWVESVGAAAEVLAEHDGHIVAVRQGNALATSFHPELTGDHRVHRLFADMVRANRAAQSL from the coding sequence ATGAGTGACACCCCCGTCATCGGCGTCCTGGCGCTCCAGGGCGACGTACGGGAGCACCTCGTCGCCCTGGCCGTGGCCGACGCCGTGGCCAGGCCGGTGCGGCGCCCCGAAGAACTCGCCGAGGTGGACGGCCTGGTCCTGCCCGGCGGCGAGTCCACCACCATCTCCAAGCTCGCCGTCCTCTTCGGCGTGATGGAACCCCTCCGCGCGCGTGTGCGGGACGGCATGCCCGTCTACGGCACCTGCGCCGGCATGATCATGCTGGCCGACAAGATCCTCGACCCGCGCTCCGGGCAGGAGACGGTCGGCGGCATCGACATGATCGTGCGCCGCAACGCCTTCGGGCGGCAGAACGAGTCCTTCGAGGCGGCCGTCGACGTCGAGGGCGTCGAGGGCGAGCCGGTGGAGGGGGTCTTCATCCGCGCCCCCTGGGTCGAGTCCGTGGGCGCGGCCGCCGAGGTCCTCGCCGAGCACGACGGCCACATCGTCGCCGTCCGCCAGGGCAACGCGCTGGCCACGTCGTTCCACCCGGAACTGACCGGCGACCACCGCGTGCACCGGCTCTTCGCCGACATGGTGCGCGCGAACCGGGCGGCGCAGTCCTTGTAG
- the pgsA gene encoding phosphatidylinositol phosphate synthase codes for MGQPVASKGRGATPTVGKAMLNKYARAFFTRVLTPFAAFLIRRGVSPDTVTLLGTAGVVAGALVFYPMGEFFWGTVVITLFVFSDLVDGNMARQLGRSSRWGAFLDSTLDRVADGAIFGGLALWYAGGGDDIVLCAVSIFCLASGQVVSYTKARGEAIGLPVAVNGLVERAERLVVSLVAAGFAGLHKFGVPGIQYLLPIALWIVAVGSLVTLVQRVVTVRREAAEADAAAQESQGTEAAK; via the coding sequence ATGGGCCAGCCGGTGGCCAGCAAGGGCCGCGGCGCCACACCGACCGTCGGGAAGGCCATGCTGAACAAGTACGCGCGTGCATTTTTTACGCGTGTCCTCACACCGTTCGCCGCGTTTCTCATCCGCCGGGGCGTCAGCCCGGACACGGTCACGCTCCTCGGCACCGCCGGTGTGGTCGCGGGTGCGCTGGTCTTCTACCCCATGGGCGAGTTCTTCTGGGGCACGGTGGTGATCACCCTCTTCGTCTTCTCCGACCTGGTCGACGGCAACATGGCCCGCCAGCTGGGCCGCTCCAGCCGCTGGGGCGCGTTCCTGGACTCCACCCTCGACCGGGTCGCCGACGGCGCGATCTTCGGCGGCCTCGCCCTGTGGTACGCGGGCGGCGGCGACGACATCGTGCTGTGCGCCGTGTCGATCTTCTGCCTGGCCAGCGGCCAGGTGGTCTCGTACACCAAGGCGCGCGGCGAGGCGATCGGCCTTCCGGTCGCCGTCAACGGACTGGTCGAGCGCGCCGAGCGCCTCGTCGTCTCGCTGGTCGCCGCCGGATTCGCCGGGCTGCACAAGTTCGGCGTGCCCGGCATCCAGTACCTGCTGCCGATCGCCCTGTGGATCGTCGCCGTCGGCAGCCTCGTCACGCTGGTCCAGCGGGTCGTCACGGTCCGCCGGGAGGCCGCCGAGGCGGACGCCGCCGCGCAGGAGAGCCAGGGCACCGAGGCGGCCAAGTGA
- a CDS encoding LemA family protein, translating into MTATLIWILVVLVAVGLYLSWTAGRLDRLHARIDAARAALDAQLLRRASVAQELATSGVLDPAASMVLYEAAHAARQAEEELREVAESELSQALRAVFAEAQQMDVLREAPGGEAAAHELAEAVRRVPMARRFHNDAVGAARRLREHRKVRWFRLAGHAPFPLAFEMDDESPAALVERAA; encoded by the coding sequence GTGACCGCAACCCTCATCTGGATCCTGGTCGTCCTCGTCGCCGTCGGCCTGTACCTCAGCTGGACGGCGGGCCGTCTGGACCGGCTGCACGCCCGGATCGACGCCGCCCGTGCCGCCCTGGACGCACAACTGCTGCGCAGGGCGTCCGTGGCCCAGGAACTCGCCACCTCCGGCGTGCTCGACCCGGCCGCCTCCATGGTTCTCTACGAGGCCGCACACGCCGCCCGGCAGGCCGAGGAGGAGCTGCGGGAGGTCGCCGAGAGCGAGCTGAGCCAGGCCCTGCGCGCCGTGTTCGCCGAAGCCCAGCAGATGGACGTACTGCGCGAGGCGCCCGGGGGAGAGGCGGCGGCCCACGAACTGGCCGAGGCCGTACGGCGGGTGCCGATGGCCCGCCGCTTCCACAACGACGCGGTGGGGGCGGCCCGCAGGCTGCGCGAGCACCGCAAGGTCCGCTGGTTCCGCCTCGCCGGGCACGCGCCCTTCCCGCTGGCCTTCGAGATGGACGACGAGTCGCCGGCCGCCCTGGTGGAGCGGGCGGCGTAG
- the thrS gene encoding threonine--tRNA ligase: protein MSDVRVIIQRDSEREERVVTTGTTAAELFAGERSIIAARVSGDLKDLAYEVKDGETVEAVEIRSEDGLDILRHSTAHVMAQAVQELFPEAKLGIGPPVKDGFYYDFDVEKPFHPDDLKAIEKKMQEIQKRGQRFSRRVVTDEAAREELADEPYKLELIGLKGSASSDDGADVEVGAGELTIYDNLDAKTGELCWKDLCRGPHLPTTRNIPAFKLMRNAAAYWRGSEKNPMLQRIYGTAWPTKDELKAHLEFLAEAEKRDHRKLGSELDLFSIPEQIGSGLAVFHPKGGIIRRVMEDYSRRRHEEEGYEFVYTPHATKGKLFETSGHLDWYADGMYPPMQLDEGVDYYLKPMNCPMHNLIFDARGRSYRELPLRLFEFGTVYRYEKSGVVHGLTRARGFTQDDAHIYCTREQMSEELDKTLTFVLNLLRDYGLNDFYLELSTKDPEKFVGSDEAWEEATETLRQVAEKQNLELVADPGGAAFYGPKISVQARDAIGRTWQMSTIQLDFNLPERFSLEYTAADGAKTRPVMIHRALFGSIERFFAVLLEHYAGAMPPWLAPVQAVGIPVGDAHVQYLEEFAAEARRKGLRVDVDASSDRMQKKIRTQQKQKVPFMIIVGDEDMHGGTVSFRYRDGSQENGIPRDQALAKLVDVVERRIQV from the coding sequence GTGTCAGACGTCCGTGTGATCATCCAGCGGGATTCCGAGCGGGAAGAACGCGTGGTGACGACGGGCACTACGGCCGCCGAGCTCTTCGCCGGCGAGCGCTCGATCATCGCCGCCCGCGTCTCCGGCGACCTCAAGGACCTCGCCTACGAGGTCAAGGACGGCGAAACCGTCGAGGCCGTCGAGATCAGGTCCGAGGACGGCCTCGACATCCTGCGCCACTCCACCGCGCACGTCATGGCCCAGGCCGTGCAGGAGCTGTTCCCCGAGGCCAAGCTGGGCATCGGCCCGCCGGTCAAGGACGGCTTCTACTACGACTTCGACGTCGAGAAGCCCTTCCACCCCGATGACCTCAAGGCCATCGAGAAGAAGATGCAGGAGATCCAGAAGCGCGGACAGCGGTTCTCCCGCCGCGTGGTCACCGACGAGGCCGCCCGCGAGGAGCTGGCCGACGAGCCGTACAAGCTGGAGCTGATCGGTCTCAAGGGCTCCGCCTCCAGCGACGACGGCGCGGACGTCGAGGTCGGCGCCGGCGAGCTGACGATCTACGACAACCTCGACGCGAAGACCGGCGAGCTGTGCTGGAAGGACCTCTGCCGGGGTCCCCACCTGCCCACGACCCGGAACATCCCGGCCTTCAAGCTGATGCGCAACGCCGCCGCCTACTGGCGCGGCAGCGAGAAGAACCCGATGCTCCAGCGCATTTACGGCACCGCCTGGCCCACCAAGGACGAGCTGAAGGCGCACCTGGAGTTCCTCGCCGAGGCCGAGAAGCGCGACCACCGCAAGCTCGGCAGCGAGCTGGACCTGTTCTCCATCCCGGAGCAGATCGGCTCCGGCCTCGCCGTCTTCCACCCCAAGGGCGGCATCATCCGCCGGGTCATGGAGGACTACTCGCGGCGCCGCCACGAGGAGGAGGGCTACGAGTTCGTCTACACCCCGCACGCGACCAAGGGGAAGCTCTTCGAGACCTCGGGCCACCTGGACTGGTACGCCGACGGCATGTACCCGCCCATGCAGCTCGACGAGGGCGTGGACTACTACCTCAAGCCCATGAACTGCCCGATGCACAACCTGATCTTCGACGCGCGGGGACGGTCCTACCGTGAACTGCCCCTGCGTCTGTTCGAGTTCGGCACCGTGTACCGGTACGAGAAGTCGGGCGTCGTGCACGGCCTGACCCGGGCCCGCGGCTTCACCCAGGACGACGCGCACATCTACTGCACCCGCGAGCAGATGTCGGAGGAGCTGGACAAGACCCTCACCTTCGTCCTGAACCTGCTGCGCGACTACGGTCTGAACGACTTCTACCTGGAGCTGTCCACCAAGGACCCGGAGAAGTTCGTCGGCTCCGACGAGGCCTGGGAAGAGGCCACCGAGACCCTGCGCCAGGTCGCCGAGAAGCAGAACCTGGAGCTGGTGGCGGACCCGGGCGGCGCCGCGTTCTACGGCCCGAAGATCTCCGTCCAGGCGCGCGACGCCATCGGCCGCACCTGGCAGATGTCGACCATCCAGCTCGACTTCAACCTGCCGGAGCGCTTCAGCCTGGAGTACACGGCCGCGGACGGTGCCAAGACGCGCCCGGTCATGATCCACCGCGCGCTGTTCGGCTCCATCGAGCGCTTCTTCGCGGTGCTCCTGGAGCACTACGCGGGCGCGATGCCGCCCTGGCTCGCCCCGGTGCAGGCGGTGGGCATCCCGGTCGGCGACGCGCACGTGCAGTACCTGGAGGAGTTCGCGGCGGAGGCGCGGCGCAAGGGGCTGCGCGTCGACGTGGACGCGTCGTCGGACCGGATGCAGAAGAAGATCCGCACGCAGCAGAAGCAGAAGGTCCCGTTCATGATCATCGTCGGTGACGAGGACATGCACGGGGGCACGGTGTCGTTCCGCTACCGCGACGGTTCGCAGGAGAACGGCATTCCGCGCGACCAGGCCCTGGCGAAGCTCGTTGACGTGGTGGAGCGCCGGATCCAGGTCTGA
- a CDS encoding HIT family protein has product MTSEPEQQLGVGTPDAFQRLWTPHRMAYIQGENKPSGPGADDGCPFCSIPAKSDEDGLIVRRGEHVYAVLNLYPYNGGHLMIVPYRHVADYTELNAVETAELAELTKQAMTALRAASGAQGFNLGMNQGAVAGAGIAAHLHQHVVPRWGGDTNFMPAIGHTKVLPQLLGDTRKMLAEAWPASPSGV; this is encoded by the coding sequence ATGACGAGTGAGCCGGAGCAGCAGCTGGGAGTGGGGACGCCGGACGCTTTCCAGCGTCTGTGGACGCCCCACCGGATGGCCTACATCCAGGGCGAGAACAAGCCGAGCGGCCCCGGTGCCGACGACGGCTGCCCCTTCTGCTCGATCCCGGCCAAGTCCGACGAGGACGGTCTGATCGTCCGGCGCGGCGAGCACGTGTACGCGGTGCTGAATCTCTACCCGTACAACGGCGGCCACCTGATGATCGTGCCCTACCGCCACGTCGCCGACTACACCGAGCTGAACGCGGTGGAGACCGCGGAGCTGGCCGAGCTGACCAAGCAGGCGATGACGGCTCTGCGCGCGGCCTCGGGGGCCCAGGGGTTCAACCTGGGAATGAACCAGGGCGCCGTGGCCGGCGCGGGCATCGCCGCCCACCTGCACCAGCACGTCGTCCCCCGCTGGGGCGGCGACACGAACTTCATGCCCGCGATCGGCCACACGAAGGTGCTGCCGCAGCTGCTGGGCGACACCCGCAAGATGCTGGCAGAGGCCTGGCCCGCCAGCCCGTCCGGCGTCTGA
- a CDS encoding elongation factor G-like protein EF-G2, with product MGDKAHTHPGAAGRATAADHPASVRNVVLVGHSGSGKTTLVEALALTAGAVNRAGRVEDGGCVSDYDDMEHRQQRSVQLSLVPVEWDGIKINLLDTPGYADFVGELRAGLRAADAALFVVSASDGVDGSTRMIWEECAAVGMPRAIVITHLEAARADFEEMTRICAEAFGGDDPDAVLPLYLPLHGPPAPDGHAPVTGLVGLLTRKLFDYASGERVASEPGEAELPQLDEARSMLIEGIISESEDETLMERYLGGEQVDVKTLIEDLERAVARGVFFPVLAAAPAADGARQGLGTVELLELITRGFPTPLERAAPRVTTPEGAGRELRMCDPEESLVAEVVKTSSDPYVGRISMVRVFSGTLRADQTVHVSGHGMTDRGHEDHDVDERIGALSTPFGKQQRPVSHVIAGDLACVAKLSRAETGDTLSAKDDPLLMAPWEMPDPLLPLAIEAHSKPDEDKLSQGLARLVAEDPTMRLEHNQDTHQVVLWCLGEAHADVALERLRSRYGVQVDVVPHRVSLRETFGGRAAGRGRHVKQSGGHGQYAICEIEVEPLPGGSGIEFVDKVVGGAVPRQFIPSVEKGVRTQAAKGVAAGHPLIDVRVTLLDGKAHSVDSSDAAFQTAGALALREAAAEARIHLLEPVAEVSVLVGDDYVGAVMSDLSGRRGKVLGTEQTSGGRTLIRAEVPEIEIGRYAVDLRSLSHGTARFDRRYARHEPMPAQVADRLREEVRVAS from the coding sequence ATGGGCGACAAGGCACACACCCATCCCGGAGCCGCCGGAAGGGCAACGGCGGCCGACCACCCCGCGTCCGTACGGAACGTGGTGCTGGTCGGCCACTCCGGATCGGGCAAGACGACATTGGTGGAAGCTCTCGCGCTGACGGCGGGAGCGGTGAACCGGGCGGGCCGCGTCGAGGACGGCGGCTGCGTCTCGGACTACGACGACATGGAGCACCGCCAGCAGCGCTCCGTACAGCTTTCGCTGGTGCCGGTCGAATGGGACGGCATCAAGATCAACCTCCTGGACACTCCCGGGTACGCCGACTTCGTCGGCGAGCTGAGGGCCGGTCTGCGCGCGGCGGACGCGGCCCTCTTCGTCGTCTCGGCCTCCGACGGGGTGGACGGCTCGACCCGCATGATCTGGGAGGAGTGCGCCGCCGTCGGCATGCCGCGCGCCATCGTGATCACACACCTGGAGGCCGCCCGCGCGGACTTCGAGGAGATGACCCGGATCTGCGCGGAGGCCTTCGGCGGCGACGACCCCGACGCCGTACTGCCGCTGTACCTCCCGCTGCACGGACCGCCCGCCCCCGACGGGCACGCACCCGTGACCGGGCTCGTCGGGCTGCTGACGCGGAAGCTGTTCGACTACGCCTCGGGCGAGCGCGTGGCCTCGGAGCCGGGCGAGGCGGAGCTGCCGCAGCTCGACGAGGCCCGCTCCATGCTCATCGAGGGGATCATCTCGGAGAGCGAGGACGAGACCCTCATGGAGCGCTATCTCGGTGGCGAACAGGTCGACGTCAAGACGCTGATCGAGGATCTGGAACGGGCCGTCGCGCGCGGGGTGTTCTTCCCGGTGCTGGCCGCCGCGCCCGCCGCCGACGGCGCCCGGCAGGGACTGGGCACGGTCGAACTCCTGGAACTGATCACGCGCGGCTTCCCGACACCCCTGGAGCGCGCGGCGCCCAGGGTCACCACCCCGGAGGGCGCCGGACGCGAACTCAGGATGTGCGATCCGGAGGAGTCGCTGGTCGCGGAGGTCGTCAAGACGTCCTCGGACCCGTACGTCGGCCGGATCTCGATGGTCCGCGTCTTCTCCGGCACCCTGCGCGCCGACCAGACGGTGCACGTGTCCGGGCACGGGATGACCGACCGGGGCCACGAGGACCACGACGTCGACGAGCGGATCGGCGCCCTGTCGACGCCGTTCGGCAAGCAGCAGCGGCCGGTCTCGCACGTGATCGCGGGCGACCTCGCCTGCGTGGCCAAGCTGTCCCGCGCGGAGACCGGGGACACGCTCTCGGCCAAGGACGACCCGCTGCTCATGGCCCCCTGGGAGATGCCCGACCCGCTGCTGCCGCTCGCCATCGAGGCCCACAGCAAACCCGACGAGGACAAGCTCTCCCAGGGGCTGGCCCGGCTGGTCGCCGAGGACCCGACGATGCGCCTGGAGCACAACCAGGACACCCACCAGGTGGTCCTGTGGTGCCTGGGCGAGGCCCACGCCGACGTGGCCCTGGAACGGCTGCGCAGCCGCTACGGCGTCCAGGTCGACGTGGTGCCCCACCGGGTCTCCCTGCGCGAGACCTTCGGCGGCCGGGCGGCCGGGCGCGGACGGCACGTGAAGCAGTCCGGCGGACACGGCCAGTACGCCATCTGCGAGATCGAGGTGGAGCCGCTGCCGGGCGGCTCGGGCATCGAGTTCGTGGACAAGGTGGTCGGCGGCGCAGTGCCCCGGCAGTTCATCCCGTCCGTCGAGAAGGGCGTGCGCACCCAGGCGGCCAAGGGGGTCGCCGCGGGCCACCCGCTGATCGACGTGCGGGTCACGCTGCTCGACGGCAAGGCGCACTCGGTGGACTCCTCCGACGCCGCGTTCCAGACCGCGGGCGCGCTGGCGCTCAGGGAGGCCGCGGCCGAGGCGCGGATCCACCTGCTGGAGCCGGTGGCCGAGGTGAGCGTGCTGGTCGGCGACGACTACGTGGGCGCGGTGATGAGCGACCTGTCCGGGCGGCGCGGCAAGGTGCTGGGCACCGAGCAGACCAGCGGCGGCCGGACCCTGATCAGGGCCGAGGTGCCCGAGATCGAGATCGGCCGCTACGCCGTGGACCTGCGCTCCCTCTCGCACGGCACCGCTCGCTTCGACCGCCGCTACGCACGGCACGAACCGATGCCGGCGCAGGTCGCGGACCGGCTGCGCGAGGAGGTGCGGGTCGCGTCCTAG
- a CDS encoding phosphatidylinositol mannoside acyltransferase, with translation MSARDRLTDGLYGAGWGTVKKLPEPAAVRLGRTIADVAWKRRGAGVRRLESNYARVVPGASPERLAALSRAGMRSYLRYWMESFRLPAWSTERIKSGFAPKDLHHLTDGMDAGKGVILALPHLANWDLAGAWVTTKLGIPFTTVAERLKPETLYDRFVAYREGLGMEVLPHSGGTAFGTLARRLRDGGLVCLVADRDLSASGVEVGFFGETARMPAGPALLAQQTGALLLPVTLWYDHSPVMRGRVHPPVEVPESGTRADKTSVMTQALADAFATGIADHPEDWHMLQRLWLKDLDPAKAPGAADGRGGAS, from the coding sequence GTGAGCGCTCGGGACCGGCTGACCGACGGCCTGTACGGCGCCGGCTGGGGCACCGTGAAGAAGCTCCCCGAGCCCGCCGCCGTGCGCCTCGGCCGCACCATCGCCGATGTCGCCTGGAAGCGGCGTGGCGCCGGGGTGCGCCGCCTGGAGAGCAACTACGCGCGCGTGGTGCCCGGCGCGAGCCCCGAGCGGCTCGCCGCCCTCTCGCGCGCGGGCATGCGCTCGTACCTGCGTTACTGGATGGAGTCGTTCCGGCTCCCGGCGTGGAGCACCGAGCGGATCAAGAGCGGCTTCGCGCCCAAGGACCTGCACCATCTCACCGACGGCATGGACGCGGGCAAGGGCGTGATACTCGCCCTGCCGCACCTGGCCAACTGGGACCTCGCGGGCGCCTGGGTCACCACGAAGCTCGGCATCCCGTTCACCACCGTCGCCGAGCGCCTCAAGCCGGAGACCCTCTACGACCGTTTCGTCGCCTACCGCGAGGGCCTCGGCATGGAGGTCCTGCCGCACAGCGGCGGCACCGCCTTCGGCACGCTGGCCCGCCGGTTGCGCGACGGCGGCCTGGTCTGCCTGGTCGCCGACCGCGACCTGTCCGCCTCCGGTGTGGAGGTCGGCTTCTTCGGCGAGACGGCCCGGATGCCGGCCGGCCCCGCCCTGCTCGCCCAGCAGACCGGCGCGCTGCTGCTGCCGGTGACGCTCTGGTACGACCACTCGCCGGTGATGCGGGGCCGGGTGCACCCGCCGGTCGAGGTGCCCGAGTCAGGTACCCGGGCCGACAAGACGTCTGTCATGACACAGGCGCTGGCCGATGCCTTCGCCACGGGGATCGCCGACCACCCGGAGGACTGGCACATGCTGCAGCGCTTGTGGCTCAAGGACCTCGACCCCGCCAAGGCGCCGGGGGCGGCCGACGGGCGGGGCGGCGCGTCGTGA
- the pdxS gene encoding pyridoxal 5'-phosphate synthase lyase subunit PdxS: protein MSSTLSENQAPETGTARVKRGMAEQLKGGVIMDVVTPEQAKIAEDAGAVAVMALERVPADIRKDGGVARMSDPDMIEGIIGAVSIPVMAKSRIGHFVEAQVLQSLGVDYIDESEVLTPADEVNHSDKFAFTTPFVCGATNLGEALRRIAEGAAMIRSKGEAGTGNVVEAVRHLRQIKNEIARLRGYDNNELYAAAKELRAPYELVKEVSELGRLPVVLFSAGGVATPADAALMRQLGAEGVFVGSGIFKSGDPAKRAAAIVKATTFYDDPKIIADASRNLGEAMVGINCDTLPETERYANRGW, encoded by the coding sequence GTGTCCAGCACGCTCTCCGAGAACCAGGCACCCGAGACCGGCACCGCCCGCGTGAAGCGCGGTATGGCCGAGCAGCTCAAGGGCGGCGTCATCATGGACGTCGTCACGCCGGAGCAGGCGAAGATCGCCGAGGACGCGGGCGCCGTGGCCGTCATGGCCCTGGAGCGCGTCCCCGCCGACATCCGCAAGGACGGCGGCGTGGCCCGGATGTCCGACCCGGACATGATCGAGGGCATCATCGGCGCCGTGTCCATCCCGGTGATGGCGAAGTCCCGCATCGGCCACTTCGTGGAGGCCCAGGTCCTGCAGTCCCTCGGCGTCGACTACATCGACGAGTCCGAGGTCCTCACCCCGGCCGACGAGGTCAACCACAGCGACAAGTTCGCCTTCACCACCCCCTTCGTCTGCGGCGCCACCAATCTGGGCGAGGCCCTGCGGCGGATCGCCGAGGGTGCCGCGATGATCCGCTCCAAGGGCGAGGCCGGCACCGGCAACGTCGTCGAGGCCGTTCGCCACCTGCGCCAGATCAAGAACGAGATCGCCCGGCTGCGCGGCTACGACAACAACGAGCTGTACGCCGCCGCCAAGGAGCTGCGCGCCCCGTACGAGCTGGTCAAGGAGGTCTCCGAGCTGGGCAGGCTCCCCGTGGTGCTCTTCTCGGCCGGTGGCGTCGCGACCCCCGCCGACGCCGCGCTCATGCGCCAGCTCGGCGCCGAGGGCGTCTTCGTCGGCTCCGGCATCTTCAAGTCCGGCGACCCGGCCAAGCGTGCCGCCGCCATCGTGAAGGCGACCACCTTCTACGACGACCCGAAGATCATCGCGGACGCGTCCCGCAACCTCGGCGAGGCCATGGTCGGCATCAACTGCGACACCCTCCCCGAGACCGAGCGCTACGCCAACCGCGGCTGGTAA
- a CDS encoding YebC/PmpR family DNA-binding transcriptional regulator, producing MSGHSKWATTKHKKAVIDAKRGKLFAKLIKNIEVAARMGGVDIEGNPTLYDAIQKAKKQSVPNKNIDSAVKRGGGLEAGGADYETIMYEGYGPNGVAVLIECLTDNRNRAASDVRVAMTRNGGSMADPGSVSYLFNRKGVVIVPKGELAEDDVLGAVLDAGAEEVNDLGESFEVLSEATDLVAVRTALQEAGIDYESADANFVPTMQVELDEEGARKIFRLIDALEDSDDVQNVFANFDVSDEIMEKVDA from the coding sequence ATGTCCGGCCACTCTAAATGGGCTACGACGAAGCACAAGAAGGCCGTGATCGACGCCAAGCGCGGCAAACTCTTCGCGAAGCTGATCAAGAACATCGAGGTCGCGGCCCGCATGGGCGGCGTCGACATCGAGGGCAACCCGACGCTGTACGACGCCATCCAGAAGGCGAAGAAGCAGTCGGTTCCCAACAAGAACATCGACTCCGCGGTCAAGCGCGGCGGCGGCCTGGAGGCCGGCGGCGCCGACTACGAGACGATCATGTACGAGGGCTACGGTCCGAACGGTGTCGCCGTCCTCATCGAGTGCCTCACCGACAACCGCAACCGCGCCGCCTCCGACGTCCGCGTCGCCATGACCCGCAACGGCGGTTCCATGGCCGACCCGGGCTCGGTGTCGTACCTGTTCAACCGCAAGGGCGTCGTGATCGTGCCCAAGGGCGAGCTGGCCGAGGACGACGTCCTCGGCGCCGTCCTGGACGCGGGGGCCGAGGAGGTCAACGACCTCGGCGAGTCCTTCGAGGTGCTCAGCGAGGCCACGGACCTGGTCGCGGTCCGCACCGCCCTCCAGGAGGCCGGCATCGACTACGAGTCCGCCGACGCCAACTTCGTCCCGACCATGCAGGTCGAGCTGGACGAGGAGGGCGCGCGGAAGATCTTCCGGCTCATCGACGCCCTGGAGGACAGCGACGACGTGCAGAACGTCTTCGCCAACTTCGACGTGAGCGACGAGATCATGGAGAAGGTCGACGCGTAA
- a CDS encoding glycosyltransferase family 4 protein: MRIGIVCPYSWDVPGGVQFHIRDLAEYFVRLGHEVSVLAPADDDTPLPPYVVSAGRAVPVPYNGSVARLNFGFLSAARVRRWLHEGGFDVIHIHEPTSPSLGLLTCWAAQGPIVATFHTSNPRSRAMIAAYAILQAALEKISARIAVSEYARRTLVEHLGGDAVVIPNGVDVDFFADAEPKPEWQGDTIGFIGRIDEPRKGLPVLMRALPAILAARPQTRLLVAGRGDEEEAVESLPKELRSRVEFLGMISDEDKARFLRSVDLYVAPNTGGESFGIVLVEAMSAGAPVLASDLDAFAQVLDQGAAGELFPNEDADALAEAAVRLLADPERRAALRERGSAHVRRFDWSTVGADILSVYETVTAGAAAVATDDRATGLRARFGLARD, translated from the coding sequence GTGAGGATCGGCATCGTCTGCCCGTACTCCTGGGACGTGCCGGGCGGCGTCCAGTTCCACATCCGGGACCTCGCCGAGTACTTCGTCCGGCTCGGCCACGAGGTGTCCGTGCTCGCCCCGGCCGACGACGACACGCCGCTGCCGCCGTACGTCGTCTCCGCGGGCCGAGCGGTGCCGGTGCCGTACAACGGCTCGGTGGCCCGGCTCAACTTCGGCTTCCTGTCGGCGGCCCGGGTCCGGCGCTGGCTGCACGAGGGCGGCTTCGACGTCATCCACATCCACGAGCCGACCTCGCCCTCGCTGGGCCTGCTGACCTGCTGGGCGGCGCAGGGCCCGATCGTGGCCACCTTCCACACCTCCAACCCGCGCTCCCGCGCGATGATCGCCGCGTACGCGATCCTCCAGGCCGCGCTGGAGAAGATCAGCGCCCGGATCGCCGTGAGCGAGTACGCCCGCCGCACGCTCGTCGAGCACCTGGGCGGCGACGCGGTGGTCATCCCCAACGGCGTCGACGTCGACTTCTTCGCCGACGCCGAGCCCAAGCCGGAGTGGCAGGGCGACACGATCGGCTTCATAGGGCGCATCGACGAGCCCCGCAAGGGCCTGCCGGTGCTCATGCGGGCGCTGCCCGCGATCCTCGCCGCCCGGCCGCAGACCCGGCTGCTCGTCGCCGGGCGCGGGGACGAGGAGGAGGCCGTCGAAAGCCTGCCGAAGGAGCTGCGCTCCCGCGTGGAGTTCCTCGGCATGATCAGCGACGAGGACAAGGCCCGCTTCCTGCGCAGCGTCGACCTGTACGTGGCGCCCAACACCGGCGGCGAGAGCTTCGGCATCGTCCTCGTCGAGGCCATGTCGGCCGGCGCCCCCGTTCTCGCCTCCGACCTGGACGCCTTCGCCCAGGTCCTCGACCAGGGGGCGGCCGGTGAACTCTTCCCCAACGAGGACGCCGACGCCCTGGCCGAGGCGGCCGTACGCCTGCTGGCCGACCCGGAGCGGCGCGCCGCGCTGCGGGAGCGGGGGAGCGCCCACGTACGGCGCTTCGACTGGTCCACGGTCGGTGCGGACATCCTGTCCGTCTACGAGACGGTCACCGCGGGAGCGGCGGCGGTGGCGACGGACGACCGGGCGACGGGCCTGCGCGCCCGCTTCGGCCTGGCGAGGGACTGA